One part of the Leptolyngbyaceae cyanobacterium genome encodes these proteins:
- a CDS encoding adenylate/guanylate cyclase domain-containing protein: MTFTKNRFLKFRESQFSTYLIKIALIAVAYVLGGKLAVSIPGVHLLGSSVWPPAGIAQAALLLFGLRFWPGVALGAFLFDVIDLKPSLMFGLGASFGAGFQAALAAFLLHRFGFRVSLSSLKDVVKLVVFGAILATQISCTLGALRLCLTGLTPWSEYWQVRWNWWLGDAMGVIIFTPLLLIFYQNYKPANKKHKNGNKNVKEAVWLLIWLVLLVTISWVVFASKNVGSISRYPLEYLPFPLIIWAAIQFGQRGAILSSFIVSCIAIWGGSQGGGPFITKAENVSQAILFLQAFMGVITITSLLLAATVAERASAENLLRQSEIKYRELVESANSIILRIDTLGNITFFNEFAQKFFGYSEEEIIGKNVIGTIFPVKKNAQTKLSIMLADIFHHPDRYVNCENKNIRSNGQLVWVSWANKVLTDEDGNLTGVLCVGTDITAKKKAELALKKLNEELETRVEERTITLRQILEKLRYQQEQSERLLLNILPEAIAEQLKQGTNTIADTFANATVLFADIVGFTQLSARVSPSELVRLLNEIFSTFDYLAEKHGLEKIKTIGDAYMVVGGLPMPRSDHAEAIAEMALDMQKAITQFGTSHGETFSIRIGINSGPVVAGVIGIKKFIYDLWGDTVNTASRMESHGLPDCIQVTSATYELLKDKYLFENRGSIHIKGKGEMITYFLTGKKSLPSNSTKVLV; encoded by the coding sequence ATGACTTTTACCAAAAATCGGTTTTTAAAATTTCGTGAATCTCAATTTTCGACATACTTAATCAAAATAGCATTAATCGCTGTTGCTTATGTTTTAGGTGGAAAATTAGCAGTTTCTATTCCAGGGGTACATCTTTTAGGTTCCTCTGTATGGCCACCTGCCGGAATTGCACAGGCTGCTTTACTTTTATTTGGGCTACGTTTTTGGCCTGGGGTAGCTTTAGGTGCTTTTTTATTTGACGTGATAGACCTCAAACCATCGTTGATGTTTGGATTGGGAGCATCTTTTGGTGCTGGTTTTCAAGCAGCATTAGCAGCATTTTTATTACATCGCTTTGGTTTTCGCGTATCTCTTTCTTCCTTGAAAGATGTTGTTAAGTTAGTGGTTTTTGGTGCTATTTTAGCAACTCAAATTAGTTGCACGCTGGGAGCTTTACGTTTGTGTTTAACTGGGTTGACTCCTTGGAGCGAATATTGGCAAGTGCGTTGGAATTGGTGGTTAGGAGATGCGATGGGCGTAATTATTTTTACCCCATTGTTATTGATTTTTTACCAAAACTACAAACCAGCAAATAAAAAACATAAGAATGGCAATAAAAATGTTAAAGAAGCTGTTTGGTTATTAATTTGGCTGGTCTTATTAGTTACCATAAGTTGGGTGGTTTTTGCATCTAAAAACGTCGGTTCAATTTCTCGTTATCCCTTAGAATATTTACCTTTCCCTCTAATAATTTGGGCAGCTATTCAATTTGGCCAACGGGGTGCTATTCTGTCTTCATTTATAGTTTCATGTATTGCGATTTGGGGTGGTTCTCAGGGAGGAGGGCCTTTTATTACCAAGGCGGAAAATGTCAGTCAAGCTATCTTATTTTTACAAGCTTTTATGGGCGTAATTACTATTACGTCGCTCCTCCTAGCAGCTACAGTTGCCGAACGCGCTTCCGCAGAAAATTTGTTGCGCCAGAGTGAAATTAAGTATCGAGAATTAGTAGAAAGTGCTAATAGTATTATTTTACGAATTGACACTTTAGGCAACATTACTTTTTTCAATGAGTTTGCTCAAAAGTTTTTTGGTTATAGCGAAGAGGAAATTATTGGTAAAAATGTTATCGGTACGATTTTCCCCGTGAAGAAAAACGCCCAAACTAAATTATCAATAATGTTGGCAGATATTTTTCACCATCCAGATAGATATGTAAATTGTGAAAATAAAAATATCCGCAGCAATGGTCAATTAGTTTGGGTATCTTGGGCCAATAAGGTACTAACCGATGAAGATGGTAATTTAACCGGAGTGCTTTGTGTCGGTACGGATATTACAGCCAAGAAAAAGGCGGAACTCGCGCTAAAAAAATTGAATGAAGAGTTAGAAACCAGGGTTGAAGAAAGAACTATTACGCTCAGACAAATTTTAGAAAAGTTAAGATATCAACAAGAACAATCAGAGCGGTTACTACTGAATATTTTACCGGAAGCAATCGCCGAACAATTAAAGCAGGGAACCAATACGATTGCCGATACTTTTGCAAATGCTACGGTGTTATTTGCGGACATTGTAGGTTTTACTCAACTAAGCGCTCGCGTTTCTCCGTCGGAATTGGTTCGTTTGTTAAATGAAATTTTTTCCACATTTGATTATTTAGCTGAAAAACATGGTTTAGAGAAAATCAAAACTATTGGTGATGCGTATATGGTAGTAGGAGGATTGCCGATGCCTAGAAGCGATCATGCAGAAGCTATTGCAGAAATGGCTTTAGATATGCAAAAAGCTATTACCCAGTTTGGCACTTCTCATGGAGAAACTTTTAGCATCAGAATTGGTATTAACAGTGGGCCAGTTGTAGCAGGGGTAATCGGGATTAAAAAATTTATCTACGATTTATGGGGAGACACCGTTAATACTGCTAGCAGGATGGAATCTCATGGTTTGCCTGATTGCATCCAGGTGACATCTGCTACTTATGAATTGTTAAAGGATAAATATTTGTTTGAAAATCGCGGTTCTATTCATATCAAAGGAAAAGGGGAAATGATTACTTACTTCCTGACCGGAAAAAAATCTCTCCCCTCAAATTCGACTAAAGTATTAGTTTAG
- a CDS encoding ABC transporter ATP-binding protein, whose translation MAEKEQNYIPLNQPQTDIEDILTQVENTPPPGKPPQPALLAAFGLGKNFGGLKAVDNTNIEVAKGSITGLIGPNGAGKTTLFNLLSNFIRPDRGRVIFDGEQIQNLQPYQIAQMGMVRTFQVARVLSKLSVMENMLLAAQKQTGENFWNVWLQPKQIIQEEKELRERAMTILESVGLAHMVGAYAGALSGGQRKLLEMARALMTNPKLILLDEPAAGVNPALIDRICDYIVGWNQEGMTFLIIEHNMDVIMSLCDRVWVLAEGRNLADGTPTEIQKNPQVLEAYLGQ comes from the coding sequence ATGGCAGAAAAAGAACAAAATTACATTCCCTTAAACCAGCCGCAAACTGATATTGAAGATATTTTGACACAGGTGGAAAATACCCCACCACCCGGCAAACCACCGCAACCTGCTTTACTGGCAGCTTTTGGACTGGGCAAAAACTTTGGTGGCTTAAAGGCAGTTGATAATACCAATATTGAGGTAGCAAAAGGTAGCATTACCGGATTGATCGGGCCAAACGGAGCCGGAAAAACAACTCTTTTTAACTTACTTTCTAATTTTATTCGCCCGGATCGGGGAAGAGTAATCTTTGATGGAGAACAGATTCAAAATTTGCAGCCTTACCAAATTGCTCAGATGGGTATGGTTCGCACGTTTCAGGTAGCTAGAGTGCTATCAAAACTTTCCGTGATGGAAAATATGTTATTAGCAGCCCAAAAACAAACGGGAGAAAACTTTTGGAATGTTTGGTTGCAGCCCAAACAGATAATTCAGGAAGAAAAAGAATTAAGAGAACGGGCGATGACAATTTTGGAATCAGTCGGATTAGCCCATATGGTAGGAGCTTATGCAGGTGCATTATCGGGTGGACAGCGCAAACTCCTAGAAATGGCTAGGGCTTTGATGACGAATCCCAAGCTGATTTTGTTAGATGAACCTGCGGCTGGAGTTAACCCGGCGCTGATCGATCGCATTTGCGATTACATCGTGGGATGGAACCAAGAAGGCATGACTTTTTTGATCATCGAACACAATATGGACGTAATTATGTCTCTATGCGATCGCGTTTGGGTATTAGCAGAAGGGCGCAATCTCGCGGATGGAACTCCCACAGAAATTCAGAAAAACCCACAAGTTTTAGAAGCCTATTTGGGACAGTAA
- a CDS encoding branched-chain amino acid ABC transporter permease, which produces MVNYLVFLAISTGISALFSLGLNLQWGFTGLINFGHVAFMTVGAYTTMMLSLNGTPILLAVILGAAVAALLGLLMGLSTLRLREDYLAIVTIGVAEIVRLVVLNEEWLTRGTFGVQGFPLPLATWNPNLLMRLAMIGLLSAIAAVTAWSLWQWFSKIWQQAKAEGKTPIDSLVLLIFGLLLEIAIYIAGAIALYHYTYKAGLMLLLLAVLALVFWQLERLARSPWGRVLKSIREDEEVPKALGKNVFWYKLQSLMLGGAIAGIAGSFYAWQQTSVYPDDFIPLTTFEAWTIVVLGGAGNNVGTILGAVLFWGYNTLTRFVLPEILPFDDARLGAFRIMVIGLLLIVLMMMRPQGILGKKEELTLGR; this is translated from the coding sequence ATGGTTAATTATCTAGTTTTTTTAGCAATTTCCACGGGAATATCCGCCCTGTTCAGTCTAGGGCTGAATTTACAATGGGGCTTCACTGGTTTGATTAACTTCGGACACGTTGCCTTTATGACGGTGGGCGCGTATACCACCATGATGCTTTCTTTAAACGGTACTCCGATCCTTTTAGCGGTAATTCTTGGTGCTGCTGTAGCAGCGCTGTTGGGGCTTTTGATGGGTTTATCAACTCTGCGGCTAAGGGAAGATTATCTGGCAATCGTGACGATCGGAGTAGCGGAAATCGTTCGTTTGGTGGTACTCAATGAAGAATGGCTGACTAGAGGAACCTTTGGCGTACAGGGTTTTCCTTTACCCCTGGCGACTTGGAACCCCAATCTATTGATGAGATTAGCGATGATCGGATTGCTAAGTGCGATCGCCGCAGTAACCGCTTGGTCTTTATGGCAGTGGTTCTCTAAAATATGGCAGCAAGCAAAAGCTGAAGGCAAAACACCGATCGATTCCTTAGTCTTATTAATTTTTGGTTTGTTATTGGAAATAGCAATTTATATTGCTGGCGCGATCGCGCTTTATCACTACACCTACAAAGCTGGATTAATGCTGCTGTTGCTCGCAGTATTAGCTTTGGTATTCTGGCAATTGGAGCGGTTAGCGAGATCGCCTTGGGGTCGCGTTTTGAAATCGATTCGCGAAGATGAAGAAGTTCCCAAAGCTTTGGGTAAAAATGTTTTCTGGTACAAGCTGCAATCTCTCATGTTAGGAGGTGCGATCGCCGGAATAGCAGGTTCTTTCTACGCTTGGCAACAAACCTCTGTTTACCCAGATGATTTTATTCCCCTCACCACTTTTGAAGCTTGGACTATTGTAGTTTTAGGTGGCGCTGGAAATAATGTCGGCACAATTTTAGGAGCCGTTTTATTTTGGGGTTATAACACCCTAACCCGTTTTGTTTTACCAGAAATTCTACCTTTTGATGATGCACGGTTGGGTGCTTTTCGGATCATGGTAATTGGTTTATTACTAATCGTTTTAATGATGATGCGACCGCAAGGTATTTTAGGTAAAAAAGAGGAACTAACCCTTGGCAGATAA
- a CDS encoding cytotoxic translational repressor of toxin-antitoxin stability system — MYAKRPVSLEVRYTRSFLVDLKNLEYAARERIYEVVFEKFKKIDRIQDLPGLHRLDTDGIFYRFSVDNYMIGVELTGNLVKFLRVLPKPDI; from the coding sequence ATGTATGCAAAACGCCCCGTGAGTTTAGAAGTGCGGTACACGAGATCTTTTCTAGTTGACCTGAAAAACTTAGAGTATGCTGCACGGGAACGCATTTACGAAGTTGTGTTTGAAAAATTTAAAAAGATCGATCGCATTCAAGACCTACCAGGATTGCATCGCCTAGATACCGATGGCATATTTTATCGTTTCAGTGTAGATAACTATATGATTGGCGTGGAGTTAACGGGAAATCTGGTGAAGTTTTTGCGGGTTTTACCTAAACCCGATATTTAA
- a CDS encoding glucose-6-phosphate isomerase → MDAAALWQRYQDWLYYHEGLGFYLDISRMGFNDAFVEELKPKFDQAFQDMAALEAGSIANPDENRMVGHYWLRNPDLAPTPEIRQDIIQNIENIENFARKVHNGDIHPPSVHKFTDIISIGIGGSALGPEFVAEALSPTFPPLDIHFIDNTDPAGIDRILTKLKDRLGSTMVIVISKSGGTPEPRNGMIEVKNAYTAKNLDFSQYAVAITGVGSNLDQQAKSEGWLATFPMEDWVGGRTSELSAVGLLPAALQGIDIRAMLEGAKEMDTATRVPEIKNNPAALLALSWYFAGNGKGEKDMVVLPYKDSLLLFSRYLQQLVMESLGKEKDLNGNTVYQGIAVYGNKGSTDQHAYVQQLREGVPNFFATFIEVLEDRQGSSIEIEAGVTSGDYLSGFLQGTRTALYENQRGSITVTISQVNPRMVGALIALYDRAVGLYGFLVNINAYHQPGVEAGKKAAAAILDLQKQVVKVLQAEGAAISLSQLAEKAGAKDEIEAIYKILRHLAANNRGIVLHGNPGQPSSLKVSTN, encoded by the coding sequence ATGGACGCAGCTGCACTATGGCAACGTTACCAAGATTGGCTTTACTACCATGAGGGATTGGGATTTTATCTCGATATCAGTCGGATGGGCTTTAACGATGCCTTCGTGGAAGAGTTAAAACCAAAGTTTGACCAGGCTTTTCAGGATATGGCGGCGTTGGAAGCCGGAAGTATCGCTAATCCCGATGAAAACCGAATGGTGGGTCACTACTGGTTACGCAATCCCGATCTTGCCCCCACACCAGAAATTCGGCAAGATATTATCCAAAATATTGAAAACATCGAAAATTTTGCCCGAAAAGTTCATAACGGAGATATTCATCCCCCATCCGTTCACAAATTTACTGATATTATTTCGATCGGCATTGGCGGTTCCGCACTTGGCCCGGAATTTGTTGCGGAAGCTCTTTCTCCCACTTTTCCACCCCTAGACATCCACTTTATCGATAATACCGATCCGGCAGGGATCGATCGCATTCTCACCAAACTAAAAGACCGCCTCGGTAGCACGATGGTCATCGTCATATCCAAATCAGGTGGCACCCCGGAACCCCGCAATGGGATGATTGAAGTAAAAAATGCTTATACTGCCAAGAATCTAGACTTTTCTCAATACGCCGTTGCCATTACTGGAGTTGGTAGCAATCTAGACCAACAAGCTAAATCAGAAGGCTGGCTAGCTACTTTCCCAATGGAAGACTGGGTGGGAGGACGCACCTCAGAATTGTCTGCGGTTGGTTTATTACCAGCCGCTTTGCAGGGAATTGACATCCGCGCCATGCTGGAAGGTGCCAAAGAAATGGATACCGCTACCCGCGTACCAGAGATAAAAAATAATCCCGCCGCTTTGTTAGCACTCTCCTGGTATTTCGCCGGCAATGGCAAAGGGGAAAAAGACATGGTAGTGCTGCCTTATAAAGATAGCTTGTTGCTATTTAGCCGCTACCTCCAACAATTAGTGATGGAGTCTTTGGGGAAAGAAAAAGACCTCAACGGTAATACCGTCTATCAGGGTATTGCTGTTTACGGTAATAAAGGGTCAACCGACCAACACGCCTACGTGCAACAGTTGCGAGAAGGCGTCCCCAACTTCTTTGCTACTTTTATCGAAGTGTTGGAAGACCGTCAAGGGTCATCAATCGAAATCGAAGCGGGTGTTACATCTGGAGATTATTTATCTGGTTTTCTGCAAGGCACTCGCACAGCACTTTACGAAAATCAACGAGGTTCGATTACGGTCACGATTTCCCAAGTAAATCCTCGCATGGTGGGAGCGTTGATTGCTTTGTACGATCGCGCTGTTGGTTTGTATGGTTTCCTCGTTAACATTAACGCTTATCACCAACCAGGAGTAGAAGCTGGCAAAAAAGCCGCCGCCGCTATTTTGGATTTGCAAAAACAAGTAGTGAAGGTGCTTCAAGCAGAAGGCGCTGCAATTTCTTTAAGCCAATTAGCTGAAAAAGCAGGTGCAAAAGATGAAATAGAAGCAATTTATAAGATTTTGCGTCATTTAGCTGCCAATAATCGCGGTATAGTTCTTCATGGTAATCCGGGTCAGCCAAGTAGTTTAAAAGTTTCTACCAATTAA